A region of the Sardina pilchardus chromosome 3, fSarPil1.1, whole genome shotgun sequence genome:
tgtgtgtgtgtgtgtgtatgtgtgagtgtgagtgtgtgtgtgtgagtgtgagtgtgtgtgttgtgtgtgtgtgtgtgtgtgtgtgtgtgtgtgtgtgtgtgtgtgtgtgtgactgtgtgagtgtgtgtagtgacttTGTTATTAGTGCATTAATGCGGCTTTCGCATGGATCTGCTCGTCGAGGCTCATCAGACATGCAGATTGTGTGAgagcccctggtgtgtgtgtgtgtgtgtgtgtgcttatctgACCAGGGAACCTCTAAGAAGATGAGGCCCATAGACGGTTAGCTGATAAATGGTGTGTGTcgcgtggggggaggggggggggggggggggttgagaagTAGAGAGTGACAGATAGGTGGCAGGCAAAGACAAATGGGACCATTTTGAGCGGCGCGCTCGGAGTCATGCACTGCACATCTTAATATGATTGGGGCGAATGAAAGTCAACGTGGAAAAGATTATCTGGGCTTTTCGAGCCCCGGAGAGCATCGACGCCTTTGTTGTCTTTTAGCTTTGATTATGAGAAtgcaagttctctctctctttcttttttttctatccctctctctcatgcgaactgcacatacacactcacacacacacacacacacacacaagcacacacacacacacacacacacaggcgtacccgcacatacacacacacacacacacacacacacacacacacacacacacacacattagcacgcACATACGCCTGTGCAATACATCACCGCAGTCCATACTCACCTCCCCAATCCGCGCACACACGCTCTCCAGTTTTTCATTTCATCTGCAAAATTACAGTAATAACGCATCAGCATCTCCTCCCTGGTAAGCACCCAGCACAGCAGGTGGCCTGGATATTCCAAGAGTGTGAATAACGCTGAGAACTGCTACAATAATGTGAGAGATGTCTAGCACGTTTGGTGGTGGTGCAGTTAGCTGTAGCGCCGTGTTCTGATTAAAGCGATGTATCAAGAGCTCTTTTCTGCCTAGCACGACTGCTAATGTTGTGGCTATGGGCCTTTTATGGGGGCCTTGATGTGATCATCATATGTTCTTGAGATCAGTGTCTGTACCTATTCTTGTCGTCGGTTTTTAATCCACCCTCTAAGTGAATAGCTGATGAGCTTCGAGAACATACGATGCCTTGGGTAACATAATGTGCGCTTTGTTGTCACGCCATGCTTTTGTGTTGCCgtgcagttttttattttttttatttttgactgATCACTTAATGagtgtaaataaacaaatgcacCAGGACAGAAGTGCATTAATTATGCCATCATTATCTCAGCCCTGATTACAGCCGTTTAAAGCAATAATGCTCTGTGCCTCTGTGACACCATTAACTTAAACTATCACACGCTTTAgggtgtttatttttaatagttgcttatgtgtgtctctctctctctctctctctctctctctctctctctctctctctctctctctctctctctctctctctctctttctggtctGCAGGGTTGTTGTCTTGGGTGCTGGCCCGTTCGCCACGTCTGGGCAGAGAAGAGAGCAGGCGAAAGGAGGTGACTATGTGGAAAAACTGTGTCAGTCAGCACTGTACGCTGCCAGGGACCATACAGGCATGGGGACTGTGCTAGACACCATGTGGATCCCGCTGCTGTGAGAACAAGCCAACTCTGCTCCACTTCTTCTCCAGGCCTcgccctcctctctccaacCGCCAACGCTCCttctcccccttcctccacccgcccccctccacccctactTCCTCTCCCGTCACTGCCACCTCAActaccccacctccacccctctctcctccccgcgTCTTCCCCAGCTCTTTCTCTTCTGCGGAAGCGAAGCCCCTGTTCCTTTCCCATCATGCTTAGCAGGTGGCGtgccccatccccatccccgtccccgtccccttCCTTCCCCTGccgcctccccctcctcctcctcctcctcccggcgTTCTTCCTCCTCCCGGCGTCGGTGCGCGGCGACTGCTGGCTCATCGAGGGCGAGAAGGGCTACGTGTGGCTGGCCATCTGCAGCCAGAACCAGCCTCCGTACGAGACCATCCCGCAGCACATCAACAACACGGTGCACGACCTGCGCCTCAACGAGAACAAGCTCAAGGCCGTCTTCTTCATCTCGCTCAGCCGCTTCGCCAACCTCACCGACCTCAACCTCACCAAGAACGAGATCTCGTACGTGGAGGACGGCGCCTTCGCCGCCCAGGCCAACCTGCAGGTAGGGCCCGTAGTGATATGAGTATTTTTACCGCACCACCATGACAACAGACTTCAAGGTTCTATTTTTGCAGTTTGGCACAGGGTATATATGGAACTATTGAGGAACGTAAGGCTCATTTTCATTCTGAGATAGATGGAACAAACTGTGGTAACACAGTTACTTGACGGtaacatgacacatgaaccctaaccctaaccttaaccctaccTCTAATCCTAACTTATCATGACAAAAAACGAATGACGCTTAATGACGCATTAGAGAAGCATTATGTCATAAATGTTTAGGACTTGTTTCTAatgttcatgacatgttcatgacagtgtcatgattgacactcttatgtagatatgTTCAACTAAAGTGTAACCCATGCCCATACTGAAACCCATACTGAACCCATACTGAATCATGATGTGAAGCCCATGGCGTAAGCTGACCCGTGATTTCTCTGTCCCGTCACACCTGTCAGGTGCTCCAGCTGGGCTACAACAAGCTGACCAACGTGACGGAGGGGATGATGCGCGGGCTCGGCCGCATGCAGTGCCTCTTCCTGCAGCACAACCTCATCGAGGTGGTGGCCACCAACGCCTTCTGGGAGTGCCCGAGCCTCAGCAGCATCGACCTGTCGTCCAACAAGCTGGCGCGCCTGGACCCGTCCTCCTTCACCGTGCTCAACCGGCTGATGGTGTGCGAGCTGGCGGGCAACCCCTTCCACTGCGGCTGCGAGCTCTACGGCTTCCTCACCTGGCTGGAGGCCTTCAACAACGTCACGCACACCTACGACCGGCTGCAGTGCGAGTCGCCGCGCGAGCTCTACAACTACCCGCTGCTCAGCCCGGTCCCGGGCCACGGGCGCAACGCCCGCAACATCCTGTCGTCCATCTGCCGCGACGGCGTCTTCATCCCCGGCATGACGTCGCTGCCGCCCGACCCGGACTCGTCCGGCATGGGGCCGGACTTCATGGACCGCGTGGGCCTCTACCCGCAGCCCACCACGTCGTCCTCGTCCACCGACGCGCTCAGCCCGAGCCTGAAGCTCCGCCACGTGTCCTTCTCGACCGCCTCGCTCCTCGTCCAGATCCCCAAGCCGTACAGCAAGATGTACATCCTGGTCCAGTACAACCACACGTACGTGTCCGACGTCATGAACCTCAACAAGAAGAAGGAGATCATCACGCTCAACAAGCTCAAGTCGCACACCAACTACACCTTCTGCGTGGCCTCCATCCGCAACTCGCAGCGCTACAACCACACCTGCCTGAACTTCGGCACGCCCGTGCCCGAGGAGATCCACCCGACGCcgtccaccaccacccactACATCGTCACCATCGTGGGCTGCCTCTTCGGCATGGTCATCATCCTCGGCGTGGTCTACTACTGCCTGCGCAAGCGCcgcatggaggaggagaaggagaagtccGTCTGCGTCAAGAAGACCATCCTGGAGATGCGCTACGGGCCCGAGGCGGCGGCGACCCTCGGCAACGAGCCGTCGGCCGTCCAGAAGCTCCACGAGCAggcccaccaccagcaccaccacggCAAGATGCCCATGTCGTCGTCGTCCAGCTCGGGCATGCTGCACGGCGGCTCGGCCAACACCAGCTCCTCGCGGCTCTCCACCATCCCGCAGGTGGAGAAGATGGCCACGGCCTTCTCGGAGGCCATGGGCGGCAAGGGCAACTACATGGACGTGAGGGACGACCGGGGCCGGGACGGCGGGAAGGGCCAGGGCGGGATGATGAGGGAGCAGGACCTGCGGCGGGGCGAGCCGGACGACGGGAGCGACCTGGGCGACGACTCGGACGACGACGGCCGGGGCTCCACCTCGGAGATCTCCACCATCGCCATGGAGGTGGACAAGGTCAACCAGATCATCAACAACTGCATCGACGCGCTCAAGCTGGActcggcggcggtggcggccgcCTCGTGCGCCAACACCATGGCTCCGGTcaaccccacctcccctccGCCCACCTGCACCTCCGCCCTGACCAAAGGGCTCATCCCGCTCTCCCCGGGCATGAGCGACAACTGCCAGATGATGCCCTCGCCCAAGATCCCGCCGCCTCCGCCGCTGCCCTACCCGGGCTCCATGGCGGCCGAGCGGCCCGGCATCACCGGCGGAGGCTTCATGTCGCCCCCGTATCGCCCGCCCCCCCCGGCCAGCGCCGTGCGGCCCATCCAGAGGCAGATGAGCGCCGACGCCGCCATGATCGTGGGCCCCGGCAAGAAGTACGCCGGCTCGTCCTGCGGCCTCCCCGGCAAGGGCGGCCGCGTCTACAGCCTGGACGTCCCCGAGCCCCGCAGCCCCGACCCCTGCCAGTACGTCGACAAGGGCAGCCCCCTCGGCTGCGGGGAGCCCATGGAGAGGCTGCCCCTGGTCAGCCCCgggggtggcggtggcggcggcggcgggtaCAGCCTGGACGGAGGCGGCGGGTACAACATGGACGGCGGCGCCATGGACGGGATGGGCATGCAGCAGCACCTGGAGGTGCACCCGGACTACCACTGCGCGGAGCACCGCCACTCGGTGCCGGCGCTCTACTACGAGGGCTCGCACCACGGCTCGCCCGCCCAGCGCGCCTCCTTCCTCAAGCCGCTGACGCGCGCCAAGCGCGACGCCGCCTCCTACTCGCAGCTGTCGCCGCGCCACCAGAACTACTCGGGCTACTCGTCCAGCCCCGAGTACAACACGGAGAACACGCTGCGGATATGGGAGCGCTTCCGCCCCTACCGCAAGGGCCCGCGCGACGAGTCCTGCTACGTCACCGCCGGCAACGCCCTCCGCAAGAAGGTCCAGTTCGCCAAGGGCGAAGACCTCCACGACATCCTCGACTACTGGAAGGGCGTCTCGGCGCAGCAGAAGCTGTGAGGTGAGATGAATCACGgttacaaaaaataaataaataaataaatatataaatagataaataaaacacagaccTTTAATCTGAAAAAGTGATTGTTCAAAATCAGGTGGTCAGTTCAGGTCTGATCAATACAAacaaggttgtgttttgacaggGTCTGGACTTTAATTTTGATTGATGGATGTGTGCCTTGAATCAAAGCACAGGGTCAGAAATCGTGAgcccaaagacaaaaaaaaggtcATTCCTCCGTCGAGTCCAAAATCGGCAGCAGGCCTCTCGCTGTAGCAGCCGCAGGGGGTGCTTGTTTATAACATAAGGAGCAGCGACCAACTCTTTTGGCACGACCAAATTCAATGAACAGCAAGCAGAGGTCACTTGGTTCATGACAGAATCACGTTGGCTGTGTATTCACGAGTGGTGCTTCAGCCCGTATTcagacggagaggagaggaggggggtaggCTGTGCCACTCTGTCCGCCCACTCTCTCCATGTGGCATGTGGAGCGCTGCCCTAGTTTGCTATAGCCCGCGCTGGAAGATGTTTGATCATTCATGCTGTCAAGAGTCATGTCATCCTCCTGCACACAAGAGACCCTGCacagtttgctttttttttttttttttttttttttacttttttggtaGTCAGGAGCAGAAACAAAAATAAAGTTGATTAACGAGTTCAAAGGTATgaataagacattttttttagaATTATTTTTAGAGCTCGTTTGCACCAACTTCGGCAGTGCCCTCTAAGTGTCTATAGTCTTTCCTAACCCTGGCAGTCATTGCTGTTTAAAAATAGTAAATTCTTATTTTCAGTCAGACATGTTAGACGTATGGTTGACATGTCAGATATGGTATGCATCACCGCACTGTCTGATGCTTTTCCCTCATCCGACGCTCACTATATCTAACATGATTTATTCGCTCCATTATCATTAACCCATGCAGTATAGTAACAGTGCtgaaggctttttttttacgAACGATAGGTGATTAATTACATGGTCACTATCCTCTTAGCTAATCGTTTAATTCATTACCTTACAAACAGTCAACATGAGCACACATTAAGCAGTGTTGCTATGGTTAATAGTCCATTGATGTGAACGCATTTAATAGTATTTAATCAACTCCCCCCCAGTGCGAGGCTTGATTCACCAATTTACTATGGACTGTATGGGAGTGACAGCCTGTCTTTACGTTTGCAAGTGTAGGTGGATGAGCTGATCAAGACCACTTAAGTTCTCATTCGCTTGAAAGACGTTCAGTTGTGTTCACAATATTGACCTTACTAGAGGTATAGCTCTTTGGCAGCTGTAATCCATAGAGCTGGATTACTGATAAAAGTAACAAAATGCAcacatggcaacacacacacacacacacacacactctctctctctatctctatctctctctctctctctctctctctctctctctctctctctctctctttctctctctctcacacacacttacatggcGTGCTCAAATAATCCAGCTCGATTCTAAATCCTGCCCATAACCTCTCTCTGCCTGGTCCGCTGAATGTGTTAATCTCTGAGGCCATGTCGCAGTGGCTGTCTGAGGTGAATTAGCATGTGGCCCAGTGGATTCAGATCCACTCTTTAATGGCATCTGGCCTAGCATAGCACACCTCTGCAAAAACACTAGCTATTCATCCAAGGCTGTCACTTACCATTGCGTAGCACATTCACCTAGGTGACAAGAGAGAATACCGTAGCTTTCCATGTAAAAAGGGTTTATAACATGTTATGATCTGAACCAATATTTAGATACAAGCATTCAATAAAGTGCACGTGTTAACAGTAATACTTCCAGTGATGCATCACACTGAATTGCTTTTACCAAACTGATgcaatttttcttttttttttttttgcaaaattcattCACTTTCATCTGAGGACAccgaaacaaataaatcctTTGGAGCCTGCTTAATTTATGCTGATAGCGTAATTTCCAGATCCGTCACAATGAGATATTTTCAAGCACTGCCATAAGATAAAAGCCTCTCTCAAGCAGATAACCACCTGTCTAGACGATTTATGAGCATTTTGTTCGGCTCCCACAGTATTGAAGCTTACTGTTGCAATGTGCAAAGTGCCCCTCTTTGAAAACTCTGTCTCTGCTCCCCATGAATGTATAAAACAAGGCACACATCCTAATAGTGCACACAGCCTCTTACTTAGGGCAGACAAACCCCAAATCTCCCCTGAAAGGGAAGTTCATCACTTCATTTATTTGCTAATTAGCTTGATCTGCTATTTCTGTGGCCCAGATCTCCTTACGGCGCTGTGTTTACCGTGTTTACGGGCCAGCTCAGCTGCCAAGTGTTGATGAAGACGTGTTCACTGAATgccaaactctctctttctctgtctctctctgtctctctctctctctctctctctctctctctttctctctctctctattttctatTCAATGCAGCAGTCACCCGACACTGCCTGCTGGTCTCCATGGTGTTGGTCCATGATACTTTAGAagtgctctgattggctgacggctCCAGAATCCCTCTGCCCGGTGACAGTGAGATCACATGCAGAAAAGACATTTATGGACCTcgactgtatgtactgtaagaagAAGATAATCCACCAACGGTTCAACAACACACTCTGTGGAGGTCGGAGTGTCCTCCTTTTTAAGGGAACATATACACAATCAAAGAACTGGATTAGGAGGTGAGTCAGAGCAAATCACTCTCTGACCAACTGCGACATGTAATATTACCCACGAGGGGTACTGCTATCGGAGGCTTACTGTGACAAACCCCACTAGCAATCATGGAAATGCAACAGTAGAGATCGATCCATGACTGCcattcattcacacagacaatatgtctttcttttcttttttcttttttaaacgaTAACCTTATCAGGCATGGAGGGTGACGAAAGTGTCTTCCTTTTCTTAGTAACTGGAAGttgaagaacaaaaaaaaaatctgtctacaCCTCTGTACAAAAAAATGATTGCCACTATTATGAAGACCCTGTTTTAAACAGTGAGTGAGATAAAGGACAGAGGACCGTTGATGAATCCTGAACAGTGTGTCAGGTTGGGGATTTGAATATGTGTAGTTATTTCCTTTTTAAAAacgcttctctctcttctcttcttttctggaGAAGCAGACAACTGCAGCTCTGTGAAGTGCTCTCCTCTTCAAGGACACTGTGTTATAACATAATGTTTTCTGAATGTTTACATGCTCTTCAatcaatgtttgtttgtttgaggttttttttccttctcgcAAACAGAATAGACAGAAAGCAGCCTTGGAAAGATGATGCCGCTTTTTTCCGCTTTCCCGCCGGCTCATCCATTAGCATGACTGTGAAAGGTCTAATTAGTCATCCAGGCCAATTAtctatcttctcttctcttttgttGGCCGGCTCCAATTTTATACGCGACAGGACACATATTTTGCGTTTCCGTCCATGTCTGTTATGGCCTCTTGATGCTAATCTTTGTAATTTGTGGTCTTTTTAAGAAATATTTTTATGTACTAGGAAATGTGTACAGAGAGCCTATAAATGTTTGCTGTAAGATGACTAAGATGATCTCACTCCAGCCTAATGTCATTTCTATAGTAAGCCTACAGGAGGGCAGTAAGtggaccatcatcatcatcatcatcatcatcatcatcgcgtCATTTGCCCTGTGGCTGCATTAGATATTGCCAAACTAAATGAACTGCAATTTGACTGTGGTCGTCATGCTCCACTTTGAGCGTAAATAAGACTGTGACTACAGAGAGCATTCGTCTGATTGCACCAATTATCAGTCCATCTCCATCATTATAAACAGAAGCATGTCAAAATGAGGAGACAGACTTTTGGGAGGAACACAGATTGGTATAAATAGCTCGTGTCTGCTCCGCTGGTGCAAAAGGCTTGTGTGGCGTGTTGAACGGCGTCCAGGCCTGG
Encoded here:
- the LOC134075870 gene encoding protein phosphatase 1 regulatory subunit 29; this encodes MLSRWRAPSPSPSPSPSFPCRLPLLLLLLPAFFLLPASVRGDCWLIEGEKGYVWLAICSQNQPPYETIPQHINNTVHDLRLNENKLKAVFFISLSRFANLTDLNLTKNEISYVEDGAFAAQANLQVLQLGYNKLTNVTEGMMRGLGRMQCLFLQHNLIEVVATNAFWECPSLSSIDLSSNKLARLDPSSFTVLNRLMVCELAGNPFHCGCELYGFLTWLEAFNNVTHTYDRLQCESPRELYNYPLLSPVPGHGRNARNILSSICRDGVFIPGMTSLPPDPDSSGMGPDFMDRVGLYPQPTTSSSSTDALSPSLKLRHVSFSTASLLVQIPKPYSKMYILVQYNHTYVSDVMNLNKKKEIITLNKLKSHTNYTFCVASIRNSQRYNHTCLNFGTPVPEEIHPTPSTTTHYIVTIVGCLFGMVIILGVVYYCLRKRRMEEEKEKSVCVKKTILEMRYGPEAAATLGNEPSAVQKLHEQAHHQHHHGKMPMSSSSSSGMLHGGSANTSSSRLSTIPQVEKMATAFSEAMGGKGNYMDVRDDRGRDGGKGQGGMMREQDLRRGEPDDGSDLGDDSDDDGRGSTSEISTIAMEVDKVNQIINNCIDALKLDSAAVAAASCANTMAPVNPTSPPPTCTSALTKGLIPLSPGMSDNCQMMPSPKIPPPPPLPYPGSMAAERPGITGGGFMSPPYRPPPPASAVRPIQRQMSADAAMIVGPGKKYAGSSCGLPGKGGRVYSLDVPEPRSPDPCQYVDKGSPLGCGEPMERLPLVSPGGGGGGGGGYSLDGGGGYNMDGGAMDGMGMQQHLEVHPDYHCAEHRHSVPALYYEGSHHGSPAQRASFLKPLTRAKRDAASYSQLSPRHQNYSGYSSSPEYNTENTLRIWERFRPYRKGPRDESCYVTAGNALRKKVQFAKGEDLHDILDYWKGVSAQQKL